One Antarctobacter heliothermus DNA segment encodes these proteins:
- a CDS encoding ComF family protein, which translates to MAHRLWSAGMQTLVQMVYPPRCLSCGGLVETDFGLCGTCWRDTPFVSGLACDLCGVPLPGQSDHAEHCDDCLHIARPWAQGRAALVYRDRGRRMVLGLKHGDRHDIARPAAKWMARVSRGLLRENMLAVPVPLHVKRHLRRRFNQAALLTQALAAELGCDWCPDALERAHATQPLEGKSREDRFAALHGQIGVPDRRAPLIQGRPVLIVDDVMTSGATLAAASEACLAAGATEVCVCVLARAAKDA; encoded by the coding sequence ATGGCTCATAGGCTGTGGTCGGCGGGGATGCAAACGCTGGTGCAGATGGTCTATCCGCCGCGCTGCCTGTCCTGCGGCGGGCTGGTCGAGACGGATTTTGGCCTCTGTGGCACATGCTGGCGGGATACGCCATTTGTGTCCGGTCTGGCCTGTGATCTTTGCGGTGTGCCGCTGCCGGGGCAATCCGATCATGCGGAACATTGTGACGATTGCCTGCACATTGCCCGGCCTTGGGCACAGGGGCGGGCGGCGCTGGTGTACCGGGATCGGGGGCGGCGGATGGTGCTGGGGCTGAAACACGGTGACCGGCATGACATTGCCCGCCCGGCGGCGAAATGGATGGCACGGGTGTCACGGGGCCTGCTCCGCGAGAATATGCTGGCGGTGCCGGTGCCCTTGCACGTCAAACGCCACCTGCGCCGCAGGTTCAATCAGGCCGCGCTGCTGACACAGGCACTGGCGGCGGAATTGGGCTGCGACTGGTGCCCCGACGCGCTGGAACGCGCGCACGCCACCCAACCGTTGGAGGGAAAAAGCCGCGAAGACCGCTTTGCCGCCCTGCACGGACAAATCGGGGTGCCCGACAGGCGGGCACCGCTGATTCAGGGACGACCGGTGCTGATCGTCGATGATGTGATGACCAGCGGTGCAACACTGGCCGCCGCGTCCGAGGCCTGTCTTGCAGCCGGTGCAACAGAGGTTTGTGTCTGCGTGCTGGCGCGCGCGGCCAAAGATGCTTAA
- a CDS encoding class I SAM-dependent methyltransferase, whose translation MPTPPRLTDRHALNLHRARADDAALFLHETARDDAKDRLEMVNRAFTDVAIVTPFPQIWQSAFPGARFISDDEVLDLEEASSDLVIHAMCLHWADDPVGQMIQCRRALRPDGLCLVLTLGGQTLHQLRATLGQAETELTGGLSPRVAPMGEIRDLGALLQRAGFALPVADSDPLTASYATPLHLMRELRAMGEGNALAARLRRPTRRAVLLRASEIYAQEFAFEDGRVPATFEIITLTGWAPDASQPQPLRPGSAAQRLSDALGTSETPLND comes from the coding sequence ATGCCCACTCCTCCGCGCCTCACCGACCGGCACGCCCTGAATTTGCACCGCGCGCGCGCAGACGACGCCGCGCTGTTTCTGCATGAGACAGCGCGCGACGACGCCAAGGATCGTCTGGAGATGGTTAACAGGGCGTTTACGGACGTGGCGATCGTGACGCCTTTTCCCCAGATTTGGCAGTCTGCCTTTCCGGGTGCCCGGTTCATATCGGATGATGAGGTGCTGGACCTTGAAGAGGCGTCTAGCGATCTGGTGATCCACGCGATGTGCCTGCATTGGGCCGATGATCCTGTGGGCCAGATGATCCAATGCCGTCGCGCGTTGCGGCCCGATGGGCTGTGCCTTGTGCTGACCCTTGGCGGGCAGACGCTGCACCAGTTGCGGGCCACGCTGGGGCAGGCGGAAACCGAACTGACCGGCGGCCTGTCACCCCGCGTGGCCCCGATGGGAGAGATCCGCGATCTGGGTGCGCTGCTGCAACGGGCAGGTTTTGCCCTGCCGGTGGCCGATTCCGACCCGTTGACCGCCAGCTATGCCACGCCGCTGCACCTGATGCGCGAGTTGCGCGCCATGGGCGAAGGCAACGCCCTTGCCGCCCGTCTGCGCCGCCCGACCCGCCGCGCCGTGCTGCTGCGCGCGTCTGAGATTTATGCACAAGAATTCGCGTTTGAGGACGGCCGCGTGCCTGCGACGTTTGAAATCATCACGCTGACCGGATGGGCGCCCGACGCCTCGCAGCCGCAGCCATTGCGTCCCGGGTCTGCGGCACAACGTCTGTCCGACGCCTTGGGCACCTCGGAAACGCCCCTGAACGATTGA
- the hemH gene encoding ferrochelatase, whose protein sequence is MLDATRPDNAPNDHPKLPSPRVGVLLANLGTPDNTDYWSMRRYLNEFLSDQRVIDYPRWKWQPLLQLIILTKRPFSSGKAYKSIWNEEANESPLLTITKAQTAKIAQRMAEQYGDSVKVDYCMRYGNPSTQSKVREMVEAGCHKILFFPLYPQYAGATSATANDQFFRALMEEKWQPTARVVDPYFGHPMYIEALAQSIERAYATADSRPDILVCSYHGVPKRYLMEGDPYHCQCQKTTRLLRERLGWDESQITTTFQSRFGPEEWLKPYTVEEVARLAKEDGKKHIAVCAPAFSADCIETLEEINEEIKDSFEEAGGEHFTYIPCLNDDDAHVDALTQVIGENLGGWVS, encoded by the coding sequence ATGCTTGATGCCACCCGCCCCGACAACGCGCCCAACGATCACCCGAAACTGCCGTCCCCGCGTGTGGGTGTGCTGCTGGCCAACCTCGGGACTCCGGACAACACGGATTACTGGTCGATGCGCCGTTATCTGAACGAATTCCTGTCGGATCAGCGTGTCATCGATTACCCGCGCTGGAAATGGCAGCCGCTGTTGCAGCTGATCATTTTGACAAAGCGGCCGTTCTCTTCGGGCAAGGCGTACAAATCGATCTGGAATGAAGAGGCAAACGAAAGCCCGCTGCTGACCATCACCAAGGCGCAGACCGCCAAGATCGCCCAGCGCATGGCCGAACAATACGGCGACAGCGTCAAAGTCGATTACTGTATGCGTTACGGCAACCCGTCGACCCAATCCAAGGTGCGCGAGATGGTAGAGGCGGGATGCCACAAGATCCTGTTTTTCCCGCTGTATCCGCAATACGCCGGGGCCACTTCTGCCACCGCGAACGATCAGTTCTTTCGCGCGTTGATGGAGGAAAAGTGGCAACCGACCGCGCGGGTCGTCGACCCCTATTTTGGGCATCCGATGTATATCGAGGCACTGGCCCAGTCGATCGAACGTGCCTATGCCACAGCCGATTCGCGGCCGGATATCCTAGTCTGTTCCTACCACGGCGTGCCGAAACGCTACCTGATGGAAGGCGACCCCTATCATTGCCAGTGTCAGAAAACGACGCGCCTGTTGCGCGAGCGTCTGGGTTGGGACGAATCGCAGATTACCACCACGTTTCAGAGCCGATTCGGCCCCGAAGAGTGGTTGAAACCCTACACGGTGGAAGAGGTCGCGCGGCTGGCGAAGGAAGACGGCAAAAAGCACATCGCGGTTTGTGCGCCGGCCTTTTCAGCCGACTGCATCGAGACGCTGGAAGAGATCAACGAAGAGATCAAGGACAGTTTTGAAGAGGCGGGCGGTGAGCATTTCACCTATATTCCCTGCCTGAACGATGACGACGCGCATGTGGATGCACTGACCCAGGTCATCGGCGAAAACCTTGGCGGCTGGGTTTCCTGA
- a CDS encoding ferrochelatase produces the protein MKKIALAAVFAGAATTAFAGSYAKDDVVMEPVVIVEETKEASSSAGILIPLLLIAIIAAAAAD, from the coding sequence ATGAAGAAAATCGCTCTCGCAGCCGTGTTCGCTGGCGCAGCAACCACCGCATTTGCCGGTTCCTATGCAAAAGACGACGTTGTCATGGAGCCCGTCGTGATCGTGGAAGAAACCAAAGAGGCATCGTCCTCCGCTGGTATCCTGATCCCGCTGCTCCTGATCGCGATCATCGCAGCTGCTGCCGCTGACTAA
- a CDS encoding L,D-transpeptidase, which yields MTHSAGRPFDRRAFLAGGAALIGTPLLAQDDSTEIERDVTSIVRRNVSSFRTLAWQDYFSNLNKGAILVDISSRALHYWRQDGTYFLYPSSVPLTEDLTRRGRTSVTLKDPNPDWRPTPSMKIRNPEWPDYVGPGPDNPLGTRALHLSWTYYRIHGTHDTRKIGRRSSNGCIGLYNEHIEQLYEMAVVGTQVLLI from the coding sequence ATGACCCATTCGGCAGGAAGACCCTTTGACCGCCGCGCATTCCTGGCCGGCGGCGCGGCGCTGATCGGCACCCCCCTTCTGGCGCAGGACGACAGCACAGAGATAGAGCGTGATGTAACCAGCATCGTACGCCGCAACGTCTCTAGCTTTCGCACGCTGGCCTGGCAAGATTACTTCAGCAACCTCAACAAGGGCGCGATCCTTGTCGACATCTCGTCGCGGGCGTTGCACTACTGGCGGCAGGACGGCACCTATTTTCTGTACCCCTCATCGGTGCCCCTGACAGAGGATCTGACCCGGCGCGGCCGCACCAGCGTGACCCTGAAAGATCCCAATCCGGATTGGCGTCCGACCCCCTCGATGAAGATCCGCAACCCCGAGTGGCCCGATTACGTTGGCCCCGGCCCGGACAACCCGCTGGGCACCCGCGCACTGCATCTGAGTTGGACCTATTACCGCATCCACGGCACCCACGACACCCGCAAGATTGGGCGTCGGTCGTCCAACGGTTGCATCGGTTTGTACAATGAGCACATCGAGCAACTGTATGAAATGGCCGTCGTCGGAACACAGGTGTTGCTAATTTGA
- a CDS encoding CAP domain-containing protein: MNRRAFLAMSSAVAMAACTTTPINTEPRLGPDGKPLPQVYRISSGQTGRIQYRMLDSVNALRKSAGAPELVLDSKLNAAAATHARDMSVQNRPWHFGSDGSSPIDRVRRVSYAGRLVGETISETYETELQTLAAWMEVDSTRNVILDASARDLGFSWFQEPNGKIWWCMIVGAPGGGAVPSATPTAS; encoded by the coding sequence ATGAACCGACGCGCCTTCCTTGCCATGTCTTCCGCGGTCGCCATGGCCGCCTGCACCACGACGCCCATCAATACAGAGCCGCGCTTGGGCCCGGACGGCAAGCCGCTGCCACAGGTTTACCGAATTTCCAGTGGCCAGACGGGCCGGATTCAGTATCGGATGCTCGATTCGGTGAACGCATTGCGCAAGTCGGCCGGTGCCCCTGAACTGGTGCTCGACTCCAAGCTGAACGCCGCCGCCGCCACCCATGCCCGTGACATGTCCGTGCAGAACCGGCCCTGGCATTTTGGGTCCGACGGATCATCGCCCATCGATCGCGTGCGCCGGGTGAGCTATGCGGGGCGTCTGGTCGGGGAGACGATTTCCGAAACCTACGAAACAGAGCTGCAGACCCTCGCCGCCTGGATGGAAGTGGACAGCACCCGCAACGTGATTCTAGACGCGTCGGCGCGTGACCTTGGATTCTCTTGGTTTCAGGAGCCCAACGGCAAGATCTGGTGGTGTATGATCGTCGGCGCACCCGGCGGTGGTGCCGTCCCCAGCGCGACGCCAACCGCCAGCTGA
- a CDS encoding L,D-transpeptidase family protein gives MTILRVLLLATLGLSAAACGKFPTYHGPEVTHVVVDKGERRMHLLSSKGVLKSYDVGLGFAPEGDKKIEGDGKTPEGTYIIDRRNPNSQFYLSIGVSYPNNEDRAEARELGKSPGGDIFIHGRPREYRKGGRDWTAGCIAVTDREMRQVYSMVKNGTPITIQP, from the coding sequence ATGACGATTCTCAGGGTTCTTCTGTTGGCAACGCTTGGCCTATCCGCAGCGGCCTGCGGCAAGTTTCCCACCTATCATGGACCGGAAGTGACACATGTCGTTGTCGACAAGGGTGAACGCCGAATGCACCTGCTGAGCAGCAAGGGTGTTTTGAAAAGCTATGACGTGGGGCTTGGTTTTGCGCCCGAGGGCGACAAGAAGATCGAGGGTGACGGCAAGACACCCGAAGGCACCTACATCATCGACCGGCGCAATCCGAACAGCCAGTTCTATCTGTCGATCGGTGTGTCCTATCCCAACAACGAAGATCGGGCAGAGGCGCGCGAGCTGGGCAAAAGTCCGGGTGGCGACATTTTCATTCACGGACGGCCGCGTGAGTATCGCAAGGGCGGGCGCGACTGGACGGCGGGCTGTATCGCTGTGACCGACCGTGAGATGCGCCAAGTCTATTCGATGGTGAAAAACGGGACACCGATCACGATTCAGCCGTAG
- a CDS encoding ion transporter, whose product MNFRARVGAIVDAPRVQNAIIAVIILNAVVLGMETSESLMSRFGNVITLLDKLCLGIFIVEIAAKLVARGMRFFRSGWSVFDFVIVGIALVPGAGGLSVLRSLRILRVLRVISVAPRLRRVVEGFITALPGMGSVFLLMAIIFYIGSVMATKLFGDSFPDWFGNLGMSAYSLFQIMTLESWSMGIVRPVMEVYPYAWVFFVPFIMVTTFAVVNLLVGLIVNSMQDAHQQEDNERTDLYRDEVLARLEAIERRLGEQARDVENVSYANRPE is encoded by the coding sequence ATGAATTTCCGCGCCCGCGTCGGGGCTATTGTCGACGCGCCCCGTGTTCAGAACGCCATCATTGCCGTCATCATATTGAACGCCGTTGTTTTGGGGATGGAAACATCCGAGTCGCTGATGAGCCGCTTTGGCAACGTCATCACCCTGCTGGACAAGCTGTGCCTTGGCATCTTTATCGTCGAGATTGCCGCCAAGCTGGTGGCGCGCGGGATGCGCTTTTTCCGCAGCGGGTGGAGCGTGTTCGACTTTGTGATCGTCGGCATTGCGCTGGTCCCCGGCGCGGGCGGCCTGTCCGTGTTGCGATCGCTGCGTATATTGCGAGTGTTGCGGGTGATCTCTGTCGCTCCCCGGTTGCGTCGCGTGGTCGAGGGCTTCATCACCGCGCTGCCCGGCATGGGCAGCGTGTTCCTGCTGATGGCGATCATCTTTTACATCGGCAGCGTCATGGCGACCAAGCTGTTCGGCGACAGCTTTCCCGACTGGTTCGGCAACCTTGGGATGTCGGCCTATTCACTGTTCCAGATCATGACGCTGGAATCCTGGTCGATGGGAATCGTGCGCCCGGTGATGGAGGTTTATCCTTATGCTTGGGTGTTTTTCGTGCCTTTCATCATGGTCACGACATTTGCGGTGGTGAACCTGCTGGTGGGTCTGATCGTGAACTCGATGCAGGACGCCCACCAGCAAGAGGATAATGAACGCACCGACCTGTACCGGGATGAGGTTCTGGCCCGGCTGGAGGCGATTGAACGGCGTCTGGGCGAACAGGCGCGCGATGTCGAAAACGTGAGCTACGCAAACCGCCCCGAATAA